A genomic window from Microbaculum marinisediminis includes:
- a CDS encoding CGNR zinc finger domain-containing protein, which produces MPFSWTPRQFVGGALCLDFTNTVFYADDAERRGDRLRDADDIASWLAAACRFGTAGSYAPLLAVTADAFDAAAVADMLTLRQAVDDLFRAVALDHAPSSLAMRRVLFELGSTLSQTEIATGPDGLFPTLATSRPRTPVTARSAIAHSALALSASPLSGRLKTCPNCSWIFVDRSRNASRLWCDMLTCGNRAKARRYHEAHRQPTKI; this is translated from the coding sequence ATGCCGTTCTCCTGGACACCGCGACAATTCGTCGGCGGCGCCTTGTGCCTCGATTTCACGAATACGGTCTTCTATGCCGACGACGCCGAGCGCCGTGGCGATCGCCTGCGTGACGCTGACGACATCGCAAGCTGGCTGGCGGCGGCCTGCCGGTTCGGCACGGCCGGTTCCTACGCCCCGCTGCTGGCCGTCACCGCCGATGCGTTCGACGCCGCCGCCGTTGCCGACATGCTGACGCTGCGCCAGGCGGTCGACGATCTGTTCCGCGCCGTCGCGCTGGACCACGCACCATCGTCACTCGCCATGCGGCGGGTGCTTTTCGAACTCGGCAGCACCCTGTCGCAGACGGAAATCGCCACCGGGCCGGACGGCCTGTTTCCCACCCTTGCGACTTCCCGTCCCCGGACACCGGTCACCGCGCGCTCGGCGATCGCCCATTCCGCCCTCGCGCTATCCGCCTCGCCCCTGTCGGGCCGCTTGAAAACGTGCCCGAACTGCAGCTGGATCTTCGTCGATCGCTCGCGGAACGCCAGCCGCCTGTGGTGCGACATGCTCACCTGCGGCAACCGGGCCAAGGCCCGCCGCTACCACGAGGCGCATCGCCAACCCACAAAGATCTGA